AAGGACCTGGAGGCTCTGATGGCGGCAGACGTTGCAGGAAGCCCCAGCAGCGGCAGGACCCGAGGGACGTGGTCTCCTTCAGCCTCCCCATCAACCAGTATTCTTAAGAAGGCCCCAAAGagactgcaggaggaggaggaagaggaggaggaggagactccctcccccctcgtcaAAGTAAGTGACTCGTCCGATCTTGAAATCCCCGTTTTTAACCGCATGTGCTGCTGTCAAagtctccatcttctcctctgcagTCCAGACGCGTGTCTTTTGCTCATCCAATCCAACACCAGGAATTGGCGGACGACATCGACCGTCGCAGCCCGGCCTTCAGGACCAGCTCCCCCCGGGCGTCCCGGGGCAACGGCGTCCCGCAGCCGAAGGTACCGACCGGCCCGCCGCGCGTCTTTGGTTCCCATCGAGTGGTCCACTCGGGTTCTCAGGCGACTCTGTTCTGCTCCTCCATTCCAGTACGTGACCACGCCCACCAAAGGCCCGCTCGGCCCGAGTCCCAGAACGCTGCACAGCCCGGGACACAAGAGCTCCAAGAAGTGCCTGGTATGCATCCATTATCCTCACTGCAGTCTAAAAGCACAAAGGGAGGCCCGCGCTTGGGTTAGCAGGGCGGCTAGCAGGGCGGCTAGCAGGGCGGCTAGCAGGGCGGCTAGCAGGGCGGCTAGCAGGGCGGCTAGCAGGGCGGCTAGCAGGGCGGCTAGCAGGGCGGCATGGGTTATTTATGGAAGCAGAACAATAATAACTTTTATTTCTACAGCACCTTTCAaaccaaagtgcttaacaataCACGCACGAGTTATACAATCAAGCGGTTTATAATAAATGAGATCAAATCtgtcaaatatataaataagacAGCTGGTACAAGTGACTCTTTAGAAGAGGACACTGAATTTGCAGGGAAGCGAGTCCCCCAGTTTAGGGGCACGTCCACCTTTAGTGACCAGTCGAGAGCAGCATTCTGTATCGTTTGTAGGCCAGAATAAAGTGCGTTGCAATGATCCAGCCTGGAGAAGATGACTCTCCTGGTCTGCAGGAGAATTGTCTCAGAATGGCACTGTCGTACTTTTATACTGTACGAACGTTGACGTAAACAAAAGACttcatttgtgtcttttcctTAATTGGTCCAACTTTGTTAGTCCAAGTAATGTAAACCTTTTACTTGCTAAACATCCGCATGCAGGGATTTTCACTCCCGGCATAACAGGCCCGGTATcagttacccacaatgcaccgcgGCCTGTGTCTCTTCCCTTGGTTAATGTGCTGCTAACCCAGTGTGGTCCAAACCGCTTTGTCACCCCAGATTTCCAAAATGATCCAAGAGCCGCGGCCCGTCTCCAGAGACAGCGTCTATCCGTCGCTGGCTGGCTGCTCTGCGCCCGTGGAGGCCGTGCTGCCTCAGATCTCCTCCAACATGTGGTGAGTGACGGGAGACTCTTTGACAAAAGCGCTCGTTAAGCAGCGACGTGACGgcgcccgtccgtccgtcctctCAGGTCCCGAGGCTTCGGGCAGCTCGTTCGAGCCCGAAACATCAAAACGGTCGGCGACCTCAGCGCTCTGACTCCCAGCGAGATCAAGACGCTGCCCATCCGCTCCCCGAAGATCTCCAACGTCAAGAAGGCTCTCAGAAGTTACGAGCAGCAGGTACGccggggcgcggggggggggggggggttagagggcTGCGGGCACAACGCATCCAGGTGAACGTGTCGGATTTGATGCCGTACCGTTTGTCTTGTAGCGTAAAGGACGAGGTGCTGAGGAGTTGAAGAGCTTCGATGAAAGGGAGACGACCTCGGAGCTGGTGGACACGACCTCTGACCTGGTGGAGCCCGGCGCTCCTCAAAACCAGGATGCGACCTCCGAGGCGCTGGGTGAGTGTAAACCTGGAGACGAATGGTGTGACTGCAATGATTTGGTTTAATACACCAGTTAACAGTGACTCTTTGAGGGGAAACACCCGTCTTCATCTTGTCTGATTCTGACAAAATGACCTTTTTAACTCTGAAGCTTCCGCGCTCGTCCGAGTCGCCGCAGTGAAACGCCACGTCGGTTGTAAACGCGCGCGCGTTCTCTTCCGTGGCTGTAAAAGAAGCCGCTTCTGACCTCAGCGCGTTCTGACACCCCGACTTCCCGTTTCCTTTTCCagcagaggagctgctggaagaACGGCTCCCTGCGGACGAGGGGCGGCGGGGCTCCGGGGATCGGACGCCCGGCGCGGCGGCCGGAGACCGCGGCCCTGCGGGGTGGCTGGCGTCGACGATGGGGGCCCTGGGGGCCCTGGAGCTCGCTCACTGCTCCCCTCAGCAGCTGGTTGAGCTCCACGGTCGGCTGGGCGGCGCCATGGGGCAGGTGGCCGTGGAGCTGCAGAGGCGCCTCAGCCAGAAAGAGGCGGGACCACAGAGAGGCTCCGCCTCCGAAGCATCAGACACTCCAGTGTTAAAAGACCCATAAGAAGACGAGGCGCCTGCACAGCCCGTCTGCGTTTtactcatttgtgtttttaaatttttcAATAAAAGACCTCTTAAATTTTTTCTGCGCTTCTTGATTGTTTTTCGTGACGGACCAGAGGAGGAAATGATGATGAAGCATTTTTgaacaaatgtttttcattgtcTGTTTCAATGTATCAGTCTCTGAAATCTTGGGACTTTCAGTTCAATCACGATATAGAATCAGACCAGAAGCTCAAATATTTAGGAATCCTTGTTTTGCTGTAAAAAACGTTCAAAAGTAAAACTATAAAAGGatctaaaaaaaagattccacTTCACTTAAGTGTTATTTCCTGGTTCTGAGGGCTCTAAAATCTGTTGATGGTGCAGGCAGACAGAAGTGCGCCTGTAGGTAAACCTCTGAGCGCCTCGCTCCATTAGTCTGTGAGGGCCTTGGACCGGAGCCCAGGATGAAGAAGGACCGTAATCATAACGCGACGGGAGGTTCTTCCCCTCCTGATGCGCCGCCTCCTCTTTGGCTCCGCAGGTCTCTAATTATCTGATTATTCCTGCGCGCCGCTGCCAGAGGCTGCGTTGCATCTCCACGCTTTATTAAGTCGGGACTCAGCAGATCCTCCAGAGAGAGAAACGTCTCCACTGCAGGACGGGAGGCGGCACGCAGAGGAGGTAAgagagcgcgcgcacacacacacacacgtttatcgATTGTGATGCACATCTTCACAAGTTTCATGTGTATTTTGTGGCagattttaaaacatttcttaGAACCTTATTTCTGTAATGAATTTAGTTATTGAACCTCACAATTTAGTGAGATTTCTTTgcttaaatgtgtttattttgctgCACTCTGATGGTACAATGAAAGATGAAACGCCCGATCCACGAGGGGGGTCAAGCTCAGcaggaaatgaatgaatctgATTTAGGgtgttgaaggggggggggcggggcctccgaTCACATCTTTGGACAAAAtgtacttttccttttttcctcattatgTGAAGTTCAGTTTGCTTTTTCTCGTCGttgctgcaggagaagagatGCTGACTCAGCTGGTTTTGGGATGGACTGCCTTGCTCAGCAGCCTGCGGCAGCCGGCTGTTGACACGAGTGAGTACAAACATGAGCCAGAGGCAACCAGACAGGCACAGggattttatgtgtgtgtgtccttatgtgtgtgtgtgtttgtaggattTCTATCCGGCAGGGGGTCCTTTCCAAAATGTGAAGTcttccctcctccgccccccccaccgcctGCGTTTCCTTCAGTCCGACAGGAAGCAGCGCTGAtggtgatgacacacacacacacacacacacacacacacacacacacacgtgtatgaAGGGTGCGTTCACGTGGACTCAGTTGAAGCCTGTTTGTAGAATCAATCAATaaagcacagtgtgtgttttttacctCCTGAGAAAAGACCACTTTCTGCAGCCAGAGTCTTAAATAAATGCGTTCAAACTGAATCCTGCTGCTTTACATTCGACCCCCCAGCTTGATGTGACCGAACACATCACAGGAGCCAAAGGGGAGAAGGTATGTCACACCTCGGTTATCAATTCTGCTTCTTTATGGGACCACAAATGAATCAATTAGTTATTAAATCAAGTATCTGTGCTGTAATGTAGCACCTCACCCTCCTTCAATGTTATTAGAACCAATAAAAGCATTAATATTTCTTATGTTTAAAGGGCTGCAGAGGACCCAGAGGAGCCAAGGTGCagtgtaccacacacacacacacacacacacacacacacactcttcctgcATGTCTGAGCACTGAGCTCTTCTCTACAACAGAAAGAAAggtccttgtgtgtgttttaggggaAGCCCGGTGTGACCGGTCCAGAGGCAGAACCTGGAGCACAGGGACCCATGGGAGAGCCGGGTCAAAAGGTCACAGGAAGTCCACCAAACCGCCACTGAAACAACCACATGAGGGACAACAAATGAGTTGTAGACTGTTTCCCATGTGCATCTATTGAGGAAAAATATACGAAAATTGAGTTTTCTCACCTTTTGAAACACCGAGTTTattcaaacaacaaataatCCATCCAAGTCACATTTGAGTAATGAGATCCTCTGGCGTAAATGCATTTACACAACGCGACTCTCTGCTGTTGTCCACAGGGGGACAAGGGGGGCCGAGGCTGGAGGGGCCTTTGTGGAGACGTAGGAACGGCCGGGCTGATAAAGGTACGCCGTGGCTTCTGCCGCGAGGAATCGCCGATACAAGTAGACACACGAGCTGTTTTACTCCTGCAGCTGGTACAACGCGTGACTTAATCGAGGGTTCTTTTTTAACTTTGCTCAGATGATGGTTTAACGGTGTGTCTTCACAGGGCAGCAAGGGGCTTCGGGGATTCAGAGTGAGTGACAGCCGCGCTTCCTTTTCGCCGGCTCTTTCTAAAGAGCGTCACTGGCGGTGAACTGCTTCAttttgtctccctccaccagGGGGATAAAGGCGTGAGAGGAAACACCGGACCCGGCGGCCAGAAggtgagaggaggaaagagatgtgtatatatattaaaagcTGGCGAGGTGATGGATACGAATGACTGAACCAGTTTGCTCTCCGGGCCCTTcagggcgaggggggcggggccgcGGCGCCAGGCCAGAAGGTAGACGACCGGGCCGACGTCTTCCGGGCGCCCCAAAGAATAAAAGTCAGCGTGAGAGTAAAGCCTCTTCTGTGCTGTGGCGTTCCAGGGCGATCCGGGCCGGTGGGGAGACGCAGGGCCGCGGGGCGAACAAGGACCAAGAGGAGAGCCTGGCGGCAGAGGAACGCCGGTCGGCATGAACCGCTTCGCAAACCAACGcttgctgctgttgtctttttAGGAATAAAGAATTCACAGCCAttcgcccccctccctcacgcTGTTGATCATGCAGTGAGACCAATGACTTGTGTGCAGGGGTTGGAGGGATCTGGTGGACCTGCAGGAGGGCCGGGGCACCCCGGTCCCGCGGGGCTCTCGGGTCCCACCGGAGAGCCTGGACTACCTGGACAAGGTGCGTGACAGCAGGAAGGTCTCAGATGAACTAGAGATACAAACAAGGCTCCTGACTCTACATCCACGTGAGAGAAAGGTCTCATGTGGGACCATAAAGGCCACGCAGGCACGTTTATATATCGCGAATATGGACTGAATTCAGCCAGCGGGCTTTTAAAAGGAGTAAAAAGATGAAATCAGAATCAATTAGTTAGCaggaattttatttctttttaaaggagAAACGCACAGCAACAGCGTGTTAAATACGGAAccaatgataataatgataaatggTGTTGTAGTGTTCGTCCTTGCAGGCCTGCAGGGACACACGGGACGCCGAGGTCCTTCAGCAAAATGCAGCTGTTCACTGGTTAGAACCCCAGAGCCAACGGTCCAGACggtcagtaaaacacacacacacacacacacacacacacacacacacacactttagtgTCCCTGGAAGAAGTATACTTTGACTGAactgaaaaatgtcatggaaaaaataGTCAATAAATATTGGGGCGAAAACTGTGGgcagaaaatgtcaaaaactGTCATGGAAAAAGTCCAATAatatattgaattaaaaaaaactaatttttttgaaaaaagtcgATACATATGAAATCAAATATTAGGtcgaaaataacattttataatTATAATGGCTGCCTCCTGAAGGTGTAAACATTCCTCATACGCTCCCCGCGTAAAAACCGCCCTGCATCCTTCCGCCTCCAGATCTTCGTCGCTGGCGGGGAGCGGCAGATGAGGAGGCTGCGGGCGGAGAATGTGATGGTGCTGCGGACCGACAGGGGAGCTCTCTACATCTACTCCGACTCCCAGTGGATCAGCGTGCTGGTAAGAAGCCGCCCCGCCCACAACAGGGAAGGCGTGGTTATGGCCGACGCGGTGACTTCATCCCTTCTCTGTTTCGGTCCAGGAGGACCGCGggcgttgacccccccccccccgctgacctCTCCACCCGCACGGCACCGGTGGAGCTGCGGTCAGGATGGAGGATAATAAGACCAGTGCGCTGATGTGCCACTTGAATAAATGACGTCCTGTCCTTAGTGAGTCTGttagtatttatttatacatttcagAGTCTCCTTCCAGCCGGTTCCTAATCTAGAATGTATTTATCATCTACGGTATCTCAGTACACGCTGCTGCTTCTGTAGTAACCAAACTCCTGCAGaaagatgaattaaaaaaaacagatttatgaCGTACTGTAAATGTCCTTAAGTCATAGTACGACAAACACACCCGGTGGCATTTTCCACTAACAAATACATACTTTGTGTACTACACTGACCTTTCTGTAGTATGAATGTTTTAATGAGTATGTCATAGTGTACTGGAACGTTTTCATGACGGTATACCTGCTGCGCTACGTTACCATGACGATGGGATGTAACCTGTATGTGAGCAGTGCTCTGTGGAGCTGCAGGTATCATTAGAAATACAAATGTGACCACACTTTGTTTCTGAGACCTGCGAGGAAAGAACCCTCTGGATGAGCACTTTGCTTTGACTCATTTCTCGTTTATTTGAAAAGCGACGGGCGGTTTGACACCCCGCGGCAGCCGGGTGTCCTCACATACTTTACACGACATTGATCAGCTTTAAACGGTACGTTGTTCTGAAATACGCCATGATGGGGACTTGGTGATCCTTTTCCTGCACGGGAAGTACGccgcccccaaaaaacagaTTTTATCGTGAAACCATTTTGTAACCATGACAAATGTACACTCAAATCAGTACTTTTTGATAAAAATCAAAAGGATAATTTCAAACTACTGCAACAAGCCGACGTTCAGCTGCACATAATCCAAAAAGTTCTGACCAGTAAATGATGTGAAGAAAAAGAGCAGTGTGGAAGGATGCTAGCAGAGGAGCTAAGGAAGCGACTGGGTTTCCTCCAGCTGGAGGTCTAATCTGTACATGAAGACAAGAAGGTCCAGTCTGACGTCACGTGCTCGTTCTCTCATCGCTTtaagtggacacacacacacacacacacacacacacagacgaatGACGTCACGGCTAAATTCACTGATTTATTATGAATTAACAGAGTCCGTTTAATGAGCCATCGAAAGGTTTCCAGACTGATTTTGACGAGTCTGAGCTCAGATTCAACAGGCGTCTTTGGGACAGCGTCGAGTTGAAGTCTGGACAGCTGAGATCAGAGATCGAGGACGATCGAAATGTATAATCATCCCTTCCAGACGCCTGCATCCTGAGCTCAGCCTGCCGGATTTACACGCGTGTGCATCAGCCGCGATGCTCTGAATGAagacatgaaatgaaatgatccaGATATGATCTCAGATCAACGCGTACGGACCCATTTGTTCTCTTTTGACACTtcttaaaataattataataataataataatctttccAGTATTAAATAATcttatataaaaacacacaaaaagtttgaaataaatGGCaacgcctgcccccccccccctcagtccaTAACACCTTTCTATACACAACTTTCGCATCCTtcatttctgccccccccccctccgttgcCACGGCGCCAGGCTGTACCAGTTACTGTGCAGCTTTTCGTCTCTGTTGCCCTTCAAGTCTCGTCGTCTTTTCTATTTTCAACGCAAAGCTGCACAGACATTGTGAAAAAAGCAGGATTTTTGTGGCTTGCTtgtatacagatatatatatatatatacatacatacatatatatatgtgtatgttttatGCATGTCGTCGGGTTAAACATGTATGGTATGTAGGTAACGATAGTAATAATCAGGGTAATAGGAACAATCATAATCTTAGATTAAGAGTCGGAAAGACGGTTTGCTACTTGCTCGGAGTCCAAGGGAGGATTTAGGACGAGGACAGACGGACAAGTCAAGACAGACATCGATTACTTCATCTCCGCACGAGACCTGAACAGTCAGTTTGTTTCTTTAAGCTCCGCCCACGTTCCCGCCCCCTACCAGTCACCGGTCAGTTTGGTGCTTTGGTCTCGTTTCGGGGGCGCGGGGGGCGGGCCTCGCCGCAGCGTTGCATAGCCTGAGATGTTGGCGTGTTTGTTGGAGTGGGAGTTCGAGTGGTGGCGAGACAGAGTTTGGGAGTGTCCTCGgacgccctgctgctgctgctgctgctgctgcaggagctcggggggaggcggcgggagGAGCGCCATGTCGTCCATGGTGCCCGCGGGCTCCATCTTACAGGAGGAGATGAGGTGGGAGGACGTGAGCGAGCCATGGCGGGACACCGACTTCCTCTTGAGGGTGCGGTTGAGGTCCTCCAGGAAGTGGGGCTTCAGCGTCAGGGAGCTCGGCCCCGGGGACttcggggaggtgggggggatcggagagggggaggaatagGAGGACAGGGAGGGCGGTGGGGTCTGAGACAGAGGCGGCGGCGAGAGCGGCGCGTCGTACTGCGTCGTGTTGCTTATCCGCCGATTCAGTGTCGGAGGGAGGGCCGCCCCCTTCTTCAGCGAACTCTGTTTccacgacgacgacgacaaggAGGAAGGCGCCGACTGTTGGGGCGGTGGCATCTGAGGCTGTGGGTTCACCACGGCGACCTTGGGGGGCTGGTGGAACTCtgacgggtgggggggaggagggaacaGCTCAAAGTCACTGGGCGGAGGCGGGAAGTAGTCCGGTGACGAGTCGAGGTTGGGAGGCTGggcgggcgggggcggggggaatTCGGAGGGCTGGTGGGGGGGGCCTGCCTGCAGCCCCTTGAGCGCCAACGGGAGGTTGGCCAGGTT
The window above is part of the Gasterosteus aculeatus chromosome 16, fGasAcu3.hap1.1, whole genome shotgun sequence genome. Proteins encoded here:
- the LOC120834323 gene encoding uncharacterized protein LOC120834323, with amino-acid sequence MLTQLVLGWTALLSSLRQPAVDTRFLSGRGSFPKCEVFPPPPPPPPAFPSVRQEAALMLDVTEHITGAKGEKGCRGPRGAKGKPGVTGPEAEPGAQGPMGEPGQKGDKGGRGWRGLCGDVGTAGLIKGSKGLRGFRGDKGVRGNTGPGGQKGEGGGAAAPGQKGDPGRWGDAGPRGEQGPRGEPGGRGTPGLEGSGGPAGGPGHPGPAGLSGPTGEPGLPGQVFVLAGLQGHTGRRGPSAKCSCSLVRTPEPTVQTIFVAGGERQMRRLRAENVMVLRTDRGALYIYSDSQWISVLEDRGR